In Pontimonas salivibrio, the sequence CGGGGGTGAAGCGCCCTCTGGCCCGAGAGATTTCCTGATTGATGCGAGATTCCATGTCACTGCGAAGAGCGGTAATGAGTGGGTCTACGCGGCGAACCCTTTCGGTTTCTTCAAAAAGCTGGGCGCCTTCTTCCACGATTCGATCAGCTTTCACAATCGCGTCGCGGTGTTCTGCGGGATTATCTTCGCGCAGCTGATCCAATGTGATCAGTGTGCAACCTGGAAGGGACGCCACCCGGGGGTCAATATCGGCGGACAGGGCCACGTCGACGAGCAGCAACTCGGAGACCCTTATGGAGTGTGCCACCGCGTGACTCACCATGTCTAACGGCAGGGCATAGCCGGATTGCCCGCTGGCGCTAATGACCCAGTTCACCTCCTGAAGGACGCCCGGTAGTTCGTCGCGATCAACAGCAGTGATGTCATGCAGTGACGCGAATTCGGCCCCTCGACCCGAGCGCGAGTAGACGCTAATTGACCCCACACCTCGTTTGCGCAGCGCTTGAACGACAACCCTCGCGTAGGCGCCTGTTCCAATGATGAGAGCGGACGGTTGGACCGGTTGCCCCAGTGTGCGCTCTGCGCGGTCGAGAGCAGTGTGGACAAGAGAGCGTCCGGAAGCCCCTACGCCCGTGTGGGTGGTGACTGACTTTGATACTGAGTGGGCTCGTTGGAACAGTCGCTGTAGCCGTGGCGACACCATCTGTTCCTGCTGTGCGGTGTGCAGCATGCGTTTGATCTGACCGCCGATTTCACTTTCACCCAACACCATTGATTCGAGGCCCGAGGCCGTCGAAAAAAGGTGACGGACAACACTGCCGCCCGTCAGCACTCGGAACACTTTGGCAATTTCTGACTCGTCGGAATCGAGGTGTCGCGCGATGAGGGAAATCAAGTCGGAGAAGGTCTGCCCGGGATTGTCGGTGTCGATATAAATTTCGGCACGATTGCAGGTGGCCACGACAACCGCGCCGTGAACAGGTTCTGACCAAGTTGCCAATTCGTGGCGAAGAGCTTCTTGGGACACGTCAAAGTGGTTCAGCAGACTCAGCGGCGCATCGTGAAAATCGGCGCCCAAAAACACCACAGACATACCCCCACGTTATAAGGGGGCCTGCTGACACTGTGTCAGCGGTCAGGCCCCAGCCAGACTCACAATAAAGAGGTGACTTTGGCTCCTAACCACCCCCTCAATTCGGGCGCTACGGCGCCTAGTGGTCTGGTGCGGCAGTTAAGAAGTCAATCGAGCACGTCGCGCCCGGTGTGGTTTATGCGCCAAGCCGGACGATCTCTTCCGGAATACCGCGCGCTTCGTGAGCGCTACGCCATGTTGGAAAGCTGCGTCACCCCTGACGTGGCAGCGGAAATTACCCTTCAGCCGGTGCGCAGACACGGTGTTGATGCCGCGATTTTCTTTTCCGACATCGTGGTTCCTTTTCTCCTCGCCGGTATCGATGTGGAGATTCAGGCGGGTGTCGGACCCGTCATTGATGCGCCGGTGCGAAGCCACCAGGATCTGGGTCGGCTGCGGCCTTTGGAGCGAGAAAGCCTGGAGCCTATTTCCCAGGCTGTGGCTCAAGTGGTTGACGAATTGGGGTCCACGCCGCTCATTGCTTTTGGTGGCGCACCGTTCACCCTCGCCTCCTACTTGATTGAGGGTGGTCCCTCGAAAGACTTGGCCAACACGAGGGCGATGATGCGTGATGATCGTGAACTGTGGAACGCCGTCTTACAGTGGTGTGGCGATATTACGGCGGAATTCATTGCCGCCCAGGTTGAGGCAGGCGCCAGCGCACTCCAACTTTTTGATTCATGGGCGGGCAAGCTCGGGGCAGAGGATTATCGACAGGCTGCCGCACCCCATTCGAAAGCCCTGTTGAGTCAACTGGACCACCTTGTCGACGATTCGGGTCAGCGAGTGCCGCGGATTCATTTCGGTCTAGGCACAGGCGAGTTTTTGCCCGACATGCTGGCTGTCGGAGTCGATGCCATTGGGGTGGACGCCGCTCTCACCCTTGCGAAGGCCAACGGGTTACTGGGTGGCACGGTTCCCCTGCAGGGAAATATTGATGTGTCGATGCTTGATGCCCCGTGGGAGTCACTCCGCGCACACATTGATGAGGTTCTCGCTTCCGGCGCGGAAGCACCGGGACATGTGGTGAACCTCAGCCACGGTGTCCCCAAAGACACAGATCCTGGGGTGCTGACACAGATTGTCGACTACGTCCGCGAGGCGAGCTCGTGATCGAGGGCTCCACCGGCCGCCCACCAGAGATGTCCTCTACGACACAGGTCGACCGAGTCGTCATCGGCGCCGGTTTTTCGGGTGTGCTGGCCGCTTTGGAGGCACACGCCGCTGGCGAAAGCGTTGTCCTACTCGAAGCTTCCGATCGCATGGGCGGGGCGCTGTGCGGGCACGAACTTGATGGAGTGACCGTTGACGTGGGGGCAGAATCGTTTTCTGTGGTGACCCCAGATGTCACTGAGTTGCTCGTGTCGTGGGGTCTGGCTAGCGACATTGTCTCCCCGGAGCCCACTCCGCCCAGAATTGTCCTGGCCCAATCATCCGAGCCAGTCCCGCGGGGCGTAATGGGAATCCCGGCAGGAATCGACACTCTTTCACAGAGTGGTTTGTGTGACGCGGGTGAGTTGGCAGAGGTAGCGAAGAATGACTCGCAGCCCATTCCTGACTGGGCTGGCTGGTCTGTGTCCGACGTGGTGGTTTCTCGCCTCAGTCGCCCTGTTCTTGATCGCCTTGTGGCCCCCGTGATTTATGGGGTTTTTGGAACACACCCCGATTCGCTTGAGGCCAAAGCGGTGTTTCCCGAATTGCTCGCCAGAGCTGAAGCATGCGGTTCGCTCTTAGAGGCAGCGTCCACCCTTCGGGCGAACGGGCCCTCCATGGGCCAAGCCGTCCAGTCGCTCCGGGGCGGCCTGCACCAGTTGGCCGAGGTGTTGGCCCAACGCTTGGCCGACCGAGATATCCCTGTTCACCTTTCCACTCCCGTGTCGGCAATCACTTCGGTGGCCGGTGGCCACCTGGTGCATGCCTCAGTGCCCTTCACTGCACAACGGGTCACCCTCGCTGTGGGACCATCGGCACTGCGCAACCTGTTGGGTGAACACGACGACTTACTGCCCATGCTGGAGGCCTTAGAGCCCGTCAAGAGCCGCGTGTGCATCGTCAGTGTTGACGACGACACGCTCAATAGTTTTCCTGTTGGCTCTGGTGCCCTCATTGCCGATGAGGTGGGGGTCGGAGTGAAAGCCCTCACGCACGTGAACGCCAAATGGGCCTGGCTCTCACAGGTGTTACCCGCCAACCGGCACATCATCAGATTGAGCCTGCACCACAATCACTCCCAGGGTGTTCCAGGCGGTGACGATTCGGTGCGCGGCTCGGATGCTGAGCGGCAGGCTGTCACGGACGCCCTTTGGCGTGTCCTGGCCGTACCCGAGGAGGCTGTGCGCGAGATGGCGTTTCACAGTTGGAGTGACGTGTTGATGCGCCCACGCCCAGGCTTTAGCGAGCACGTCTCGTTCCTAAAAACCCTGGCAGCCGCCCGAGGTATTGACATTCGTGGCGGAGTGGGTAGCGGAAACGGCCTACTGCGTATCGCCAAGAGCTCTTCAATTAACACCACACAGGAGGTACACCGTGTCTGAAGCGTTGGAAGAAATCAACGACACTATTCGCTACACCAATTGGACGGCCTATCGGGTGCAATCGGGCATCAGTGATCCGCTTCAAGCCGCCGCTGATTGGGAGGCGCTGGTCGCCACTTGGGCGGCCCAAGACATCACGCTCCGCGGAGCCTACGACCTTCGCGGGTTTAGTGGTGAAGCAGATCTCCTGTTGTGGTTACACGCCCCGGAAGCACAACAGATTCAAGAAGCTCTCCACCAATTTGATGCCACAGACATGGGGGCACTGACCGAATCGACCTGGTCCGGCATGGCACTGCACCGACCAGCCGAATTCAACCGCCGCCATGTGCCCGGTTTCATGATGGGCAAAGATCCCGCGCAGTGGTTGTGTTTCTACCCCTTCGTTCGCTCCTACGACTGGTATTTGCTGGAAGAGGCAGAGCGTCGCGAAATGCTGGTCGAACACGGCAAAGAGGGCTCCAAATACCCGTCAATCATTTCCAGCACGGTCGCCTCGTTTGGTCTCGGTGATTACGAGTGGCTGCTCGCCCTCGAATCCGATGTGCTCCACGACATTGTCGACATGATGCGTGATCTTCGTTACACGAAAGCCCGACTGCACGTTCGAGAAGAAGTCCCGTTCTTCACCGGACGCAAAATGACCACACACGAAATGGGGGAGTTGTTTTCATGAGTTATGACGCCATCCTGTTGGCCTCTTTCGGCGGACCAGAAGGTCCCGACGAGGTAATGCCCTTTCTGGAGCGAGTCACCGCCGGCCGGGGTGTTCCCTATGAGCGCCTGGTTGATGTCTCCCACCACTACATGGCACTCGGTGGGGTAAGCCCCATCAACGCGCAAAACCGCGAGCTGCTTGACGCCTTGCGTGCGAGGTTTCCGGAGCGCGGGATTGACGTGCCGATTTACTTTGGTAACCGAAACAGTGAACCGTATTTTGCCGACGTGATTCAGCAAATGTATGACGATGGTCACCGTCGGGTTCTGGCGTGGGTGACCTCGGCCTATTCGTCTTATTCGGGTTGCAGGCAGTACCGCGAAAACTTTTACAAAGCCCTCCAGGACACTGAATTGTTGGGCAAAATGACGATTGACAAAGTGCGCCACTATTTTGATCACCCGGGTTTCGTGACCCCTGTGGCGGAAGATATTGCCAATCAGCTGGCGAGGATGGTGAGTGAAGGCGTTGATCCAAAAGATGCCGTCATCATGTTTGCGACCCACTCTGTGCCGAACACCATGGGCGAAACCAGTGGCCCACCGGCGAGGCGCGGCGAGTTCGAACAACCAGGCGGTGCATATGCTGCACAACACCTGGCCGCCGCCGCGTTGGTGATTAACGAAGTGGAGCGTCGAGGTCAGGTCGCACCCGAATGGGAGCTGGTCTACCAGTCACGTAGTGGAAGCCCATCCGTTCCCTGGTTGGAACCCGATGTGAATGACGCCATTCGTGAGGCCAAGGCTCGCGGCAAAAAAGCCGTGTTGGTGTCGCCTCTAGGTTTTGTGAGCGACCACGTCGAAGTCATTTGGGACCTCGACAACGAAGCGAAAGAAACCGCTGATGTAGAAGGTCTCTGGTTTGCCAGGACGGCCACAGCGGGGACACATGAAGCCTTTGTTGATGGCATCTGCGATCTTCTCCTCGAGCGGCTCGCCGGAGCAGAGAAAGTGGCGCTATCACCGCTTGGGCCATGGCCAGAGTTTTGCGCAGTGGGGTGTTGTCCTAACAGCCGGCGCGAGTTACCGACCGTGGCAGAAGTAACCGCATAGTCGACACATGGTTCCATCTGGTGGTGTCCTCTGCGTGTTGGCATGAAGGGCACCACCGGAATGACCATCCCCAGGGTGTGCGAGGCGGGAGCCCTTTCCTTCAGGCCCCGTTAGCAGCGCGCCCAGAGCAGCGCATCCGGTATCGCTGTTCGCCTTAGACCTATCGGGGCTTTGGTACTTCTTCACGTTCGGGACTCATTGTGAGCCAGACCGCCAAGGTGACCACGATGAGGGCAAACCCAAACGCGAGATCCTCGACCGGTGCGAAGGCGATGCGCACACCGAGAATCATCTCGGGGTCGTACTGAACGATTCCACGGCCGGTTAACCAACCATTTGTAAGTACTTGGAAAAATACGAGGATCACCCAGGCAAACCAGAAGCGGCCCTGGGTAAGCAACTTGGTGCGCAGAATGAAAAGATCCAGAATAACGGCGACCGCGACGCCCGTTGCCGCGAGCATTGTGTAGGTCACGAGGCTGCCCTTCGAGCTCGCAGAATCTCCAAAAAGCGGGTCACGCCCTCAAGTGTCAATACCGCGGCAATGGGGATGATAATGAAAAAGAGGTATTCCTCAAGGGGGACGTTGAGTGGCCCCACAATGCCCAACATTTGGGACCGGTCAAAAAACCAGTGGCCTTCAGAAATGGCCCACGCATCCCACAGGATAAAGGGCGGTGCCGCGACGGCTACCGTAGCGAATAGGCGACCGGGCCGGCGATAAACCCTCAAGTCAAAGGCCCACTCAAGCCAACCAGAAGCGAGAAGCACGAAGCCCAACATCGCCATGTAGGACCATTCGAGCACCCCCACACATTACCCTGCAATGCCCGAAGATTAAGCTGGAATCATGCACGACTCCGTAGTTACCCTTTTCCGGCGAACTCGCGATGTGTCGACGGCGGCGGCCCTCGCAACAGCAGGGGTTTCTGGGATTTTGCTTGCCTTGGGGGTGGGCGGTTCTGCCGACTGGCAAGTGTGGCTGGCCGTCATTGCTCTTGCCGTGGGTATTCCCCACGGGGCGATGGATCATGTGGTCACAGTGCCGGGTATGCAACCGGCCCGGATGGCCCTTTTTATCGTTGCTTACCTCTCAGTGGTCGCCCTCGCTGTCTTAGCGATTTTGACCTGGAATGTGTTGGGGTTTGCACTTGTGGTGTTGATGAGTGCCGTACATTTCGGCATTGGTGATGCGGCTTTTCTGAAAGAACTCTCACGCTCCCAGTCACCCCCCAAGAGACAGGCCCCCTGGTGGGTGTACGCAATACCCGCAGGGGCACTACCGGTTGTCGTGCCGTTAACCAGTGATCAAGCAGACGATGCGCTGGAGTTTGTGAACCCCGTTCTTCAGCAATGGCATCAAGGCGCGGGGCCCTACGTGCTGTGGCTTAGCCTTCTCGCCGGGGTTGTGGGCGTCATATGGCTGGCAGGGAGGCGACAGTACCGGGATGCCCTAGACGTGATTGCACTGGGTGCGCTGGCGCTACTCTCGCCACCCCTTGTCGCCTTTGCCGTGTATTTCGGTTTTTGGCACGCGCAGCGTCACACTGCTCGTTTGGTCTTAGAAATGCCGGACGCCATTACTCACGCGAAAGATCATTCACCGGCCGCCGGGTTTGTGAAAGCCGTCCTACCGGGCCTTCCTGCGCTTCTCGGCACCATGGTGGTGGCCGTGGCCATCACCATGATCACCGGCGGAACGCTTGAGCGTGATTACCTGTGGATTGTGTTGGTGATCGTCTGGGCCCTCACCGTTCCGCATATGGCTCTCACCTGGCGGCTCGATAAGAGAGCACTCGCAGTCGCTGGCGAATTACCCCAGATGGCTCGACGTTAAGAGGTTTTCGACTCCGATTCGGTGTCGCCGTCAGCTTCGTCGTCGTCTGAATCGCTTTCCGGATGGGTGTCCTCAGCCAGGAAATTCTCGTCAATGGTCGCTTCGACTTGCGACAGCTGAATGAAGGCGTCTACGGAGCTCACGCCGGCATCGTCGGTGAGGCTTTGTGTGGGGGGCTCCATTTGGTTGACTCGCTCAAGTTGTTCGGTGACGGAGCGCCGCATTCTGTTCACAACCGCCATTGAGCCGCTCACATCTTGGCTCACCTGGTTCATTTGGTCGACGGCGTCACCCAGGATGCGTTTCGCATAGTCCATGGCTTGGGTGGCGATTTCTTCGGCCCGCCGTTTTGCCTCCCGTACGATTTGTTCGGCATGGGCTTGGAGCTCACGGCTCCGCCGCTCGGTTGACTGGGAATAACGATCGGCTTCAAGGTAAGTCTTTCTTGCGTAGGCGTCAGCCTGGTCGCGCACCTCAGCCTCTTTTCGCTCTAACTCTAAGGTGGCGAGTCGGATCTGGTTGTCCGACGATTGGGCCCGTTCTTCCGCGGTACGAAGAATTTCTGACGCTTCAGACTTCAGCTTTTCGGCTCGGGAGTTCGCGAATCGCACAATTTCTTCGGCACGGCTTTCCGCGCGGGTGACTTCTTTGTTGGCTTTGTCAATGCGCTCCTGGGATTGACGGTCGCTCTCGGCGGCTTGACGGTGCGCTTCTGCGACGAGAGCTTTCGCCTCAACCTCGGCGGCGTTTCGGCGTTGCTCAGATTCTTGGTTTGCTTCTTCCCGGATTCTGGTTGCATCGGTGCGAGCGGCTGCAAGAACAGCGTTGGCTTCAGCACCAGCATCCTCTACCTGTTTGGCTGCGTTCAGGCGCAACTGGGTGTAGGCGGCCTCAGTCTCTTCAAGCTGAGCGCGCACCTGAGCGAGCTCAGCATCGAGCCGCTCGAGAACCGAGACGACTTCGTCTGGGTCGTAGCCACGGAGAACTCTCCGAAAATCCCTTCCATCCACACCTCTACTTTAGGCGAGCAATGTGTCGTGTAGGTAACAAAAGCGTATTCATTTCGGGTTATTTGGGCGATTGCGTGGTTTCTTGTTCCACAATGACGCGTGTACTGGGCAGGGCGTCGGGGTAGTTTTCTCTCAGCCACGCCACAATGTGTTCGCGAATCAAACAGCGCAGCGCCCATTGCTTACTCGAATCCTCTGCAGAGGCCACGAACCGAACCTGCAAATACCCGCCGGTGGCATCGGTAACAAGGCAATCCGCAGTGCGCCCATCCCATAGGTCGGTCGTGTTAATAAAGCGGTGGAATTCCTCACGCACAGCTTCGACGGGTACCCGCCAATCCATATCCACCATCACCACTCCGTACACCTTGGGGGAGTGCCTTGTCCAGGTTTCAAACGGGTGGCTCGTGAAATAGGTGGAGGGAACAATGAGGCGTCTCTCGTCCCAGATGTAGACCACAACGTAAGACAGGGTGATTTCGCCTACTGTTCCCCACTCTCCCTCTACGACGACCACGTCACCGACACGGATCGCGTCACTGAAGGCGAGTTGTATTCCAGCGAAGAGGTTGCCGAGTACCGACTGGGCGGCGAGGCCGCCAATCACGCCAAGGACTCCGGCGGAAGCCAACACGCCCGCCCCTAGGCCACGTATGTCCGGGAAGGTAAATAACGCCAACCCAATAGTGACAATGCCAATGACTGCATTTCCGAGCCGCCGCAGCAAACGAAGCTGCGTGGCAATTCGCCTGGTGTCCGCGTTGTTGAGGTCACCCTGTTCGAAGGTGTTAATCACGCGGGAAATCGAGTAGTTGACCACTTCTTGAAGCAGGAAACCTGCCGAAAGAATCAACAAAATGAGGAGGGCCTGTGTGGTGATTCGCCACCACAACTGGTCGCTTTGGGCGATTGACGCCACGCTGATAAGGCTTGCCAGGACGACAACGGTGAAACGAAGGCGAGGCCTGATGTCTTCGTATGCGGGTGGCAACCAGGGCACTTTTCGGCCAATGATTTTTACTACCAGCCACAGGATGAACAGCACCGCCAGGCTGAGCCCAAGGGCAATGCCCGCTTGGGTGGCAATCCCAATCCACAACTCCACAGTGTCCTCCTCAGCGTTTCGTGTAAAACCGTGCGCGTGCGAGAAAACGCCAGTCTAGAAGGCTCAGGTTAGGAGCTCTTGGCCTTGGCGTCTTTTTCTGAGCGACGAACCAGCACAATGGCAAACACCAGTGCGAGGACAACTCCGGCGTTCACGCCCAGTTCCAAAATGGCGCGCTGGAACTCCTCCGTGGTTTTGCCTTGATTGAGTGTGAGCGACGAGCCCACCGAGAGAATGTGTCGCACGCTGGCAATCACACCGATGACAAGAAACTTGCTGAGTTGGAAAAATCCGTCGGTGAAACGTGCGACGACGGTGCGAATGATTTCCAAGATGATGACGATAAACAACACGTCGTTAATCGCTTCCAGCATTCCGTTGGGAAAAAACGGCCGGATGGTGATTACCCGCCAGACGGTGACGCCCACGGCGGCAACAGCCACAACGAGCAAAATGAGCCCCAACACGGCGTGCACAACATCCTCGATACCGTCGAGTACCCGCTTTGGGACGATCCCTGTGTTGTCGCGTGGAACATCTGTGTTCTTGGTCATATGTGACCTCCCTGGCCCCAGACTAGGGGTCGTTGCTGACCAACAGAAGAGGGTTCGTGCAATTAGCCTGGGGGAGTGGAAACCATCCCGTGGGACGCAGGAAGTTGGCGCAATCCCCCCTCTGACGCCGCGGTGGACCGTGATGCACTGAAGGTGCGCACGAAAGAAGCCACCGATATGTGGCGCCACACCAGTTACGGATTCGTTCACGACTCTGGGCATGCCCTGTTGGCGCCCCTGCCGGATGGTCAGGCGATGGAATGTGATGTTGAGGCCCGCTATGAAAAACAGTTTGACCAAGCCGGGCTCATTGTATTTTCCGCACCCACTCACTGGATTAAATGTGGGATTGAGTTTGCGGACGGTTCAGCCCAGTTGGGCGCTGTGGTGACCAGCGAGGTATCTGATTGGTCAGCCGCTCCGGTCCCACACTGGTCAGAAGGAATCACTCGTTTTCGGGTCAGTCGAATGGGTGACGCCTTGACTATTCGAGCAAAGCGACCGGGAGAGCCGTGGCAGCTGGTGCGTTTGGCGCCCATCGAATCGAGCCGACAGTGGTGGGCCGGTCCTTACGCGGCAAGCCCGACGAGAGCGGGTCTTGAGGTCAGCTTTTCTCAGTTGAGTCTCGGCGCGGCCGATTCGGCCTTGCATGGCGAGGATTAGTCGGGCGTGTGAACCGCCCGTGTCCTTCACGCCTGGCATAGCCTGAGAACAGCACACCACAGAGTGAGGTTGAGAATGACCGAAGAGGCCGTTGCCCGTTACGCCACATTCGCTGAGCGGCGCCACCAGGCAGCGCTTAGTCCCCAAGGGTCGTTAGCGTTAGTGAATACCCAGTGGGTGACTGACGAACAAACCGTCTGGGCTGCTCCCGGTGTGTGGGCACCCCGGCCCGATGGTGAGCCTGGTCTAATGGTGAAAGCTGTGGCCTCCGACAGCATCACGGTGGACGGGGTGTTGGTTGACGGTGAGGCGTCAGTGTCACCAAAGGGTGACAAGCCTGCATCCGAGGTTCGCTTTTCTGACACCGTGAGCGCCACGGTGATTGCGGGTGAACCTGGTTTCGCCCTCCGAGTCTTCGACCAGCAATCAGATGATGCCACCGGCTTTTCCCACATCGATCGCTACGACTACAACCCCGACTGGGTGCTCAATGCCGCGTGGAGGGAAATACCGGGTGGTTCGATTGTGGGCTTTGAACATCTCAAAGACGACGGCAACGCACGCGATGAGGTAGTTCCTGGCGATATTGTCCTCGAGTTTGAGGGCGAGTCCTACACGCTCAGTGCATTTAAGGCAGGAACCGCCCTGCAACTGGTTTTTGCTGATACCACGAGTGGTGTCGAGACGTACAGCGTGGGACGCTTTCTTTTTTGCGCCCCGCAACCCGATGGCACGATTACGTTGGATTTCAACTACGCCATATTGCCCCCGTGTGCCTTTAGTTACCAGTACAACTGTCCACTACCTCCGGCCAATAACCGGTTACCCTTCCCCATTCGTGCCGGTGAGAAACAGGTGATGGCGACCTCTGGTGGGCTCTTGCACCCGGAGTAACCCTCAGACCACTGCGGCCTCAGGCTCTAACCTGAGAATCACACGCTTGTGATTTAGGCGGGCGTTGTGTCACACTACATACATAACTGCACAGCACTTCGCGCGTTTCTGTGGTCGATGGGGAAGTCGAGCCAACAGGAACGGAGGAGAACATGGTGGCACCGACGGTAAGTGGGGTGCTTTTTGTGCATTCTGCTCCGCGCGCCCTTGCTCCACACATCGAGTGGGCCCTGGGTAGTGCGTTGGGCACTCAAATCACTTTGGAGTGGGTAGACCAGCCAGTACTCCCCGGTTCCCTTCGCGCCGAATACACCTGGTATGGCCCGGTCGGCACAGGCGCGATGTTGGCCAGTGCGCTTCGCGGTTGGGAACACCTGCGCTACGAAGTCACCGAAGATGCTTCACCTGGTGTTGATGGGATGCGCTTCCTGCACACCCCGGATCTGGGTGTTTTTGCTGCCCCCATGGATGCTGCGGGAAACCTCGTCATCCCGGAAGATCGTGTCCGCTACGCCATCGAAGTGGCCGCGGGAGACGCCAGTGAAATCGCGAAAGAGCTCACGCTCGCCTTGGGTGGAGCCTGGGACGAAGAACTCGAGCCCTTCCGTCACGCCGGCGACCACGAACGTGTGGTGTGGTTACACCGCGTCGGTTAACCCCAGCGTTTCGCGCATTGCACGCGCCCTTAAGCGCCCCAAAACAAGGCGTGCAAGCACGAGCGACACAGCGGTTATCGCCAACAGTCCTGCCACGCCGGCGCTAATGCGTCCGGAATCACCGCCGGCGATTGCGGCAATCAGGGCGTCTGCACTCCACGCCATCGGGCTGAAGCCGCCCAAGGTTTGGTAGAGGCCAGGAAGCGCTTCCAAAGGAATAAGGGTGCCCAGGGTGATGACTTGGATGACCCCCGCGGCAATCGAGAGTGAGGCGAGTAGTTGGGGTTTCCACAACCACACGAAGTAGTGCGCCGCAGTGAACCCCAGCGCCGTACTGGAGACCACCAGTGTTGACCAACCCAGGTCGCCAAGTGCTAAGCCGCCAAGGGTGTGCATGAGCGCGATTGCCACAATGGCTTGAATCGCCACAGTGCCCAGCACCGGCAGAAGCGACTTTCGCACAATCCGCGCCGTTGTCGCCGTGGAGCCCAATATTCGGTGACTCAAAGAGGGAAGTCGCAGTGTTCCAAGGAGCGCCACGAACCACAATGCGACGGGAACGAACACACTGGTGAGTGTTTCTTGAAAGCCGATGCTCTCCGGCCGGTCGTCCTGCACGAAACCAATGGGGGAGAGGAGCGTGTCGAGCTCAGAGTCGGAGGGTTCTTCTAATCCCTCGTCAGCAATATCGCTCGCGGCATCGGAAAGCCCATCGGCAAACTCTTCCATGCCCTCAGCAAGCTCCGCGGTGCCTTCCTCGAGATCGCCGATGCCGTCATCGAACTCTTCAACACCATCGGCGAGGTCAATCAGTCCAGAGCGAATATCGTCGGAGCCTTCCTGCAAGGAATAGCTGTTTTCTGCCAGGGCGTCTGCGCCCTCATCGAGACCGGTAATTCCTGTGCGGACACCAGAAATTGCGGTGTCGACATTTGTGGCCAGGGTGGTCCCACCGGCAGCAGCCGTGGAGAGATCTGTGATGAAGTCTCCGAGTTTCTTGTCCAACGCGGCGTTCCCGGTGACCGCGGGCAGGCCTCTCAGTTGCCCGAGTGTGGGGTCCGAAACAGTGTTTCCCTCACCGTCGGTATAAGTAATTGCCGTCAGGTCCACGCCGTCACCAAGGTAAGCGCTGAGTGCTCCACTGAGCCCGCTCACTCCGTCGGTGTAAGCCTCGACCCCGTCGGCCAGCGCCGGAAGTTGCTTGGTGCCCCGGTTGAGCTCTTCCGCCCCATCAGCCAGTTTTCGCAGACCATCAAGGTATTTGTCCAGTCCGTCGTCAAATTCGATGTAGCCGTCAGCGAGGTCTGAGGTTCCCTCCGCGAGTTCTTCC encodes:
- a CDS encoding glutamyl-tRNA reductase, which codes for MSVVFLGADFHDAPLSLLNHFDVSQEALRHELATWSEPVHGAVVVATCNRAEIYIDTDNPGQTFSDLISLIARHLDSDESEIAKVFRVLTGGSVVRHLFSTASGLESMVLGESEIGGQIKRMLHTAQQEQMVSPRLQRLFQRAHSVSKSVTTHTGVGASGRSLVHTALDRAERTLGQPVQPSALIIGTGAYARVVVQALRKRGVGSISVYSRSGRGAEFASLHDITAVDRDELPGVLQEVNWVISASGQSGYALPLDMVSHAVAHSIRVSELLLVDVALSADIDPRVASLPGCTLITLDQLREDNPAEHRDAIVKADRIVEEGAQLFEETERVRRVDPLITALRSDMESRINQEISRARGRFTPEQVDEIERAVRRVTRALLHTPTVRARQLAKDGREDEYSTALLLLFDLNPEQAVTSTPQGADQDVAHPDTALSRAHHDS
- the hemQ gene encoding hydrogen peroxide-dependent heme synthase; translation: MSEALEEINDTIRYTNWTAYRVQSGISDPLQAAADWEALVATWAAQDITLRGAYDLRGFSGEADLLLWLHAPEAQQIQEALHQFDATDMGALTESTWSGMALHRPAEFNRRHVPGFMMGKDPAQWLCFYPFVRSYDWYLLEEAERREMLVEHGKEGSKYPSIISSTVASFGLGDYEWLLALESDVLHDIVDMMRDLRYTKARLHVREEVPFFTGRKMTTHEMGELFS
- a CDS encoding lycopene cyclase domain-containing protein; this encodes MLEWSYMAMLGFVLLASGWLEWAFDLRVYRRPGRLFATVAVAAPPFILWDAWAISEGHWFFDRSQMLGIVGPLNVPLEEYLFFIIIPIAAVLTLEGVTRFLEILRARRAAS
- a CDS encoding ferrochelatase, with translation MSYDAILLASFGGPEGPDEVMPFLERVTAGRGVPYERLVDVSHHYMALGGVSPINAQNRELLDALRARFPERGIDVPIYFGNRNSEPYFADVIQQMYDDGHRRVLAWVTSAYSSYSGCRQYRENFYKALQDTELLGKMTIDKVRHYFDHPGFVTPVAEDIANQLARMVSEGVDPKDAVIMFATHSVPNTMGETSGPPARRGEFEQPGGAYAAQHLAAAALVINEVERRGQVAPEWELVYQSRSGSPSVPWLEPDVNDAIREAKARGKKAVLVSPLGFVSDHVEVIWDLDNEAKETADVEGLWFARTATAGTHEAFVDGICDLLLERLAGAEKVALSPLGPWPEFCAVGCCPNSRRELPTVAEVTA
- a CDS encoding protoporphyrinogen/coproporphyrinogen oxidase is translated as MSSTTQVDRVVIGAGFSGVLAALEAHAAGESVVLLEASDRMGGALCGHELDGVTVDVGAESFSVVTPDVTELLVSWGLASDIVSPEPTPPRIVLAQSSEPVPRGVMGIPAGIDTLSQSGLCDAGELAEVAKNDSQPIPDWAGWSVSDVVVSRLSRPVLDRLVAPVIYGVFGTHPDSLEAKAVFPELLARAEACGSLLEAASTLRANGPSMGQAVQSLRGGLHQLAEVLAQRLADRDIPVHLSTPVSAITSVAGGHLVHASVPFTAQRVTLAVGPSALRNLLGEHDDLLPMLEALEPVKSRVCIVSVDDDTLNSFPVGSGALIADEVGVGVKALTHVNAKWAWLSQVLPANRHIIRLSLHHNHSQGVPGGDDSVRGSDAERQAVTDALWRVLAVPEEAVREMAFHSWSDVLMRPRPGFSEHVSFLKTLAAARGIDIRGGVGSGNGLLRIAKSSSINTTQEVHRV
- a CDS encoding lycopene cyclase domain-containing protein: MTYTMLAATGVAVAVILDLFILRTKLLTQGRFWFAWVILVFFQVLTNGWLTGRGIVQYDPEMILGVRIAFAPVEDLAFGFALIVVTLAVWLTMSPEREEVPKPR
- the hemE gene encoding uroporphyrinogen decarboxylase, with translation MRQLRSQSSTSRPVWFMRQAGRSLPEYRALRERYAMLESCVTPDVAAEITLQPVRRHGVDAAIFFSDIVVPFLLAGIDVEIQAGVGPVIDAPVRSHQDLGRLRPLERESLEPISQAVAQVVDELGSTPLIAFGGAPFTLASYLIEGGPSKDLANTRAMMRDDRELWNAVLQWCGDITAEFIAAQVEAGASALQLFDSWAGKLGAEDYRQAAAPHSKALLSQLDHLVDDSGQRVPRIHFGLGTGEFLPDMLAVGVDAIGVDAALTLAKANGLLGGTVPLQGNIDVSMLDAPWESLRAHIDEVLASGAEAPGHVVNLSHGVPKDTDPGVLTQIVDYVREASS